CCGAGACACAGCGCGCGGAGGACGGCGAGATCCTCTACCGCCTCCGCACGGAGGCGGGCCATCGTCATTATCTGCTGTGCCGGCAGTGCGGCACGGCCGTCGCCTTCACCCCAGTCGACGTCGAGGAACACACCCGCCGGCTGAGTCGCCAACATCACTTCGCCGACGTCACCCACTATGTCGACCTTTACGGCACCTGTCCGCTCTGCCAGGCCCCTCAACCTTGAGCTCCTGCCGGCAGCCGGCCTTTGCGCCCTTAATGAAAATGATTATCATTAACAACCATGCCGCCACAGACTTCTGCGCCGATTCCCGTGACCGTCCTGTCCGGCTTCCTGGGAGCGGGCAAAACCACTTTGCTCAACCACGTTCTGGCTAACCGGGAAGGCCGACGCGTCGCGGTCATCGTCAACGACATGAGCGAAGTCAACATCGACGCGGCCCTCGTCGCCGGTACCGGCTTCCTGGATCGCACGGAAGAAAAACTCGTCGAGCTGACCAATGGCTGCATCTGCTGCACCTTGCGTGAAGACCTCATCGAATCGGTTGCCCGGCTGGCATACGACGGTCGTTTCGATTACCTGCTGATCGAGTCGACGGGCATCTCCGAACCGCTGCCGGTCGCCGCCAGCTTCAGCTGGGAATTCGAAAACGGCTTCAGCCTGAGTCGGATCGCGCGCCTCGACACGATGGTGACCGTGGTCGACGCATCGACGTTTCTGCGCGAACTGGCGCGCGGTGAAGCCCTGGCGGCCCGCCAGCTCGCCGCCGGGGACGCCGATGTCCGAACCATCGCCGACCTGCTTGTCGATCAAGTGGAGTTCGCCGACGTGATTCTGCTCAACAAGACCGATCTGGTGAGCGACAGAACCAACGCGACGGTGGCCGCGGTGCTGCGGCGTCTTAATCCGGCCGCGAAGATCGTGCCCGCCGACCACGGCCGCGTGGCGCTGTCAGAGGTCCTGGACACGGGCCTGTTCGATCCCGACTTGGCCGCCGAGTCACCCGGCTGGGCGGACGAAGTTGCCAACGGGCACTCACCGGAGACCGAGGAATACGGCATCAGCAGCATGACCTTCCGAGCCCAACGCCCGCTGCACCCGCAGCGACTACACGTGGCACTGGAGCGGCTGCAGGGGGTCCTGCGCAGTAAAGGCTTCTGCTGG
The sequence above is drawn from the Mycobacterium marseillense genome and encodes:
- a CDS encoding GTP-binding protein, giving the protein MPPQTSAPIPVTVLSGFLGAGKTTLLNHVLANREGRRVAVIVNDMSEVNIDAALVAGTGFLDRTEEKLVELTNGCICCTLREDLIESVARLAYDGRFDYLLIESTGISEPLPVAASFSWEFENGFSLSRIARLDTMVTVVDASTFLRELARGEALAARQLAAGDADVRTIADLLVDQVEFADVILLNKTDLVSDRTNATVAAVLRRLNPAAKIVPADHGRVALSEVLDTGLFDPDLAAESPGWADEVANGHSPETEEYGISSMTFRAQRPLHPQRLHVALERLQGVLRSKGFCWIASRPDIAAIWSQAGPNLAIEPAQNWSTAGFPAGQEIVFIGVKLDRNQVLDLMQSALLTDTELAEGPQRWVDYPDPLPPWAVVHAH
- a CDS encoding Fur family transcriptional regulator, which gives rise to MLRAQENFRSAQQLYQDICQKRQLRIGLTSVYRILRTLAADRIAETQRAEDGEILYRLRTEAGHRHYLLCRQCGTAVAFTPVDVEEHTRRLSRQHHFADVTHYVDLYGTCPLCQAPQP